A stretch of the Lytechinus variegatus isolate NC3 chromosome 5, Lvar_3.0, whole genome shotgun sequence genome encodes the following:
- the LOC121415939 gene encoding uncharacterized protein LOC121415939, with translation MKRRKPEEVAKHYISCGQDPDWIQQKWVNKEKAGSSVGVPTLGPLSPRVPQSPTKERLDPQNSSRCNDGAGSSGGVSAPGPLCPPRKNPTLVPLNRQEDSSRERRYTRWESGETAQLKEFFKEYFTSTQTKLPSRAEIRKFKMRFPAFRHDVRTIATKVMNEVRKTERLTEERVKRLGIR, from the exons ATGAAAAGAAGAAAGCCAGAGGAGGTAGCGAAGCACTACATTAGTTGTGGCCAGGACCCAGACTGGATCCAACAAAAATGGGTGAACAAGGAAAAAG CCGGATCATCTGTTGGTGTACCAACCCTTGGACCTCTTTCTCCTAGAGTCCCACAGAGTCCCACTAAGGAACGCCTTGATCCTCAAAATTCATCACGATGTAATGATGGAG CTGGATCATCTGGTGGTGTATCAGCCCCTGGACCTCTTTGTCCTCCTAGGAAAAATCCTACCCTGGTACCCCTCAATCGTCAGGAAGATTCATCAAGAG AACGGAGGTACACGAGATGGGAGTCTGGGGAAACGGCTCAACTAAAAGAGTTCTTCAAAGAATACTTCACATCAACTCAAACAAAACTTCCAT CAAGAGCAGAAAttagaaaattcaaaatgagattTCCAGCCTTCAGACATGATGTAAGGACCATAGCAACCAAGGTCATGAACGAGGTGCGGAAGACCGAACGACTGACAGAGGAAAGAGTCAAACGACTTGGGATAAGATAA